The DNA sequence TACCACTGTTGAACGCTGCCCTTTAGGTACTATGATTTCAGTAATTTCGGAATTCGACAAAGAAGATAAGTTGGACACGAAATAGCTAATTGTTTCGGATAAGCCAATTATAAGAAGAATAGCTGCAGCATAACGGACAAACCTTAACCTTGTGGCTTTCTTCTGTTCGTTAATCGTAATTTGGCGAATTATATACCAAATCTTTTCAATTTCCTGATTTTTTATTTTGGGATCAACAACATGATCAAGCCCCGATATAATCCAAGCATTCTTCAAACGTGCCAGTTCATTTTTCCGTACATCAGAACTTTTCGTCCACTCCCTTACTTCAAGTGCTTCGTCAGCGCTGGCTTGATCTGAAATGTATTTGTATAAAATTTCGTCGGTCATTCTTTTTTTTTGCATTTATACCTTTAAAACGAATGGGATTGAAAATACCCTGAGTCCGATTTGATATTTCTGCAAAAAATAAAAATAAATTTATCTAACTGAAAATGTTCGAGTAAGAATGAGCATCAGATTAAGTGAACCAGGAAATCGTCTCTCAAGCGCCAACTTTATAGTTTTTAGCGCTTTCGTCAAATGACTCTCAACAGTTTTTTCTGACAAATGAAGCGACTCACTTATTTCTCTGTTTTTCATGCCATCTGTTCTACTCAAAATAAAAACCTTCCGACATTGTTCAGGCAACCCAGCGACAGCCTTATGAATTTCGTCCTGAATCTCACTGGCAAACAAGTTATCTAATATCGGATCAGAGAGTGCCTCAAAGCTATCAGTCAACCTCAAATATTCCTCCTTTTTGTCATTTCGAAACTGTAAAATCAGCCTTTCTCTTCGAATGAGATCGATACAGCGGTTTCTTGTTATTGTGTACAAATAAGCATTTAGATTGGTATTATCATCCAAATTATGACGATTGTCCCACAACTTAAGAAATACATCCTGAAGCACTTCCTTAGCATTTTCGACATTATTTAGATACCCGTTTGCGAAATTGAAAAGACCCGAATACCAACAATCCATTATTTTCCTGAAAGCTTTTTCACTTCCAAGCTTCAATGCCCCAATATATTCCTGTCCCACTTTCAATAGATAGTTTAGTTAGGAATTATACATCAAACATACGTAAAAGAGAGAGAAATATACATACACAATAATAAATTCAAACATTATATTATTAATTTCGAGGTTATCTTCAAGGTAATGGTTTGTCCCGTTCTTGTAGCTTTATGGACAATTGATAATTAAGAATATAAACAAAATATGATAAACATTAACAGGAAATTAGCAAGTTAGAAGGGACAACGTTCGCCGTAAAACTCCCGCCCTACGTGTAGTTGAACGATACATTTGATCACAAAACAAGACTAAGTCTTAAGCCTAAGTTTTACTGAAACCTTTTAATACAATATTATCTAGCTTCCTTTAGATAATCATTAAGAATATTGAAATTGAAAACGATTTCAATAAATTCTTGAAATGAATATTATCATTTCATTCCTCTCCTACGATTCTCCATCAATATCTTTTATTTATAAAATTATATTCATTGTATTAGTTGGATATCAACCGAAGTAGATCAACCAATAATTGGTAATTTCACAGATTATACTCCTTTAAATCATTTAAATATTTACTTCCGTATGCTTATTTTTTCAGCTTTCCCTTTCGTCAGATAAAATCTAGGGCTTTCCTCAAAATCAGACATTTTTATCGAACGCCCGATCTAGTTTCTGTTTTCAAAAGTAACAAAACCCATCGTTCTTTCTGAACTTATTGAATTCAATACAAAAAGCTAATTGGCATCCTTGTCCCGTGCGCAATTCTATAAATGAAAAAGTCAAATTCATGATATCACAGCCTAAATAAATCCAAAATATAAAAACAACAAACTGATTTCACTTACAAATTTTCAGATTCTTTATCAAGAAATTAACAATCAATTAAAGAATCCACCATCTAAGAAGGTGGACTTAAAATTGCCCCTATAAGGGGCCGAACTCGAGCCTTTGTTGCTCTTCTAATCGTTCTTGCTCTTCTTGATATTTGACGTATTTTTTGATCTTCTCTTCGTCAAGACCAATGGTGTCAACGCAATATCCTCTTGCCCAAAAATGATTGCCCCAGTAAGGCTTCTTTTTCAACTGAGGATAACTTTTGAAGATTTTGATCGCTGTTTTCCCTTTCAAAATCCCCATAAGTTCTGATATCGATATTTTGGGTGGAATACTCACGATCAAGTGAATGTGATCATTTTGAACATTCATTTCTATCAATTCACAGGATTTCCACTCCAATAACATTTGAATATCTTTTGACAACAATCCTTTGACTAATCCTTCAAGAATACGGTATCTATAATTTCGGCGTCCATACGATATGGTATGTACATCGATAAATGACGTGACTTAATTTCTTAAATTTACTCATGTCCCGAAATTAATAATTTTCAGGCAAAGCCAATTTATCCATGACCACCACCGAAGGAGGTGGTTTTAATATTTATAATAAAATGCAAACTCAAATTTTCGATAAACCTAATTTTCCCAGTTCAATCAGCTTATGGCAACTTTGCTTATTCCACTTTGTAAGATCGCTGTCCCAAATCTGTAAATCGGGCAGTGAAACAGCGAAATAACTCAACTTGAATTCATTATTTGAATGTGCCCTTCCGAAGTTGATCAGTTTGTTAAAACAATCCGAAGCTTCATCTTTCCGATTCAGTTTAATCAAGGCTAAACCCTGATAGTAAATCGTGTCAGGCTGCTGATCGTTATAAAAAATAGCCGGAGCAGGTTCTGCGATTCCTGAAGATGCCATTTCCCAGCATTGTCGGGCTTTTTCATGCTCATTCAGTCCTGTAAAAGCATTTCCCAAGTGGTAAAAAATAGCGTTTTCCTGAGCGCCGTAAAGTTTTCCTTCGCCCAGGTTTTCCGGATAAGTTTGTGCTTGAGTCAGCAGATCAATGGCTTTTTCATATTCCTGATTTTGAATCGCATTTTTAGCTATTTCGGTAAGACTGAAAACATATTGCCCGTTTACTTTTCCTTCGCCACCTTCCCATGGATGAAATTTTCTTGTCATGATCTGCACGAAAGCTTTTTCGAATTTGCCCAGCTGATTGTACAATATTGCCCGTTCTAGATACAAATCATCTCGATCTTCAACCACTTTCGGATATTGTTCCAGTTTCTGCAGTCGAAATTTAAGGGCAAAATTCATTCGTTTATACAATTGATCAAGCTCCATTAAAATTCGAGAGTCGGTTTCGTCCAGGCTGAAAGCCTTTTCGAGTTCTGCCAGCGCTTTTTGTGGTTCATTTTGTTTGTTAAAATAAGCCAGCGCCAAATTCCTGTGAACAGTTGGAAATTTAGGATTAATACTTGTCGACTTTTCCCAGCAGCTAACTGCATTATCGTAATCTTTAAACGCAT is a window from the Aquipluma nitroreducens genome containing:
- a CDS encoding RNA polymerase sigma-70 factor — translated: MGQEYIGALKLGSEKAFRKIMDCWYSGLFNFANGYLNNVENAKEVLQDVFLKLWDNRHNLDDNTNLNAYLYTITRNRCIDLIRRERLILQFRNDKKEEYLRLTDSFEALSDPILDNLFASEIQDEIHKAVAGLPEQCRKVFILSRTDGMKNREISESLHLSEKTVESHLTKALKTIKLALERRFPGSLNLMLILTRTFSVR